One window from the genome of Candidatus Synechococcus calcipolaris G9 encodes:
- a CDS encoding AbrB family transcriptional regulator: MVDNTDIPTPLTGKALLQRLKDIGDQPRREAARLCGYYKFTRSGDIRVNLGSFYDAVVEASGIPLERENTVENRGRDPAFRVSVHQSGQIVIGAAYTRAMKLNPGDEFNIKLGYKHIHLYQASEDGKSSENGYQEDGD; encoded by the coding sequence ATGGTTGATAACACAGACATACCCACTCCGCTCACCGGAAAGGCCCTTCTCCAACGTCTCAAAGATATTGGTGATCAGCCTCGCCGTGAAGCCGCAAGGCTTTGTGGTTACTATAAATTTACTCGCTCCGGTGATATCCGCGTTAATTTAGGTTCTTTTTACGATGCAGTCGTGGAAGCAAGCGGTATACCCCTAGAACGTGAAAATACCGTTGAAAATCGGGGTCGAGATCCGGCTTTTCGGGTGAGTGTCCATCAAAGTGGTCAAATTGTGATTGGTGCGGCCTATACCAGGGCAATGAAATTGAATCCGGGGGATGAATTTAACATTAAGCTAGGCTACAAACATATCCATCTCTATCAAGCCAGTGAAGATGGCAAAAGCAGTGAAAATGGCTATCAGGAAGACGGGGATTAG
- a CDS encoding pantothenate kinase, whose amino-acid sequence MDDWFALMVGNTHHHWAWFSGTTLRGNGETTTHDRKIQQGDTQGISQEINSRPGSQPNSQNVPWPDTFPPLGTNVSLWRASVVPLDQLIPLPIASIYDVRLGDVPLTGAYDTLGIDRALALWGAIAQYGGPALVIDSGTALTLTGVDQDHHFIGGAILPGLGLMATALHEYTARLPSITFKAMATIPDRWGKTTPRAMESGILYTVGAGVQAYINDWHSQFPSGNVILTGGDRHLLAQLLQTLQNPSVTVDPPPILDPHLVFWGMRALRFPELSLLH is encoded by the coding sequence ATGGATGATTGGTTCGCTCTCATGGTGGGGAATACCCATCATCATTGGGCCTGGTTTTCGGGGACAACCCTGCGGGGCAATGGTGAAACGACGACCCATGACAGAAAAATTCAGCAAGGGGACACTCAAGGAATCAGCCAGGAAATCAATTCCAGGCCAGGTTCTCAGCCAAATTCTCAGAATGTCCCCTGGCCTGATACATTCCCCCCATTGGGGACAAATGTGTCTCTCTGGCGAGCGTCCGTTGTTCCCCTAGATCAACTCATCCCCCTGCCCATCGCCTCGATCTATGATGTCCGTTTAGGAGATGTTCCCCTAACGGGTGCTTACGATACCTTGGGGATTGATCGGGCCTTGGCCCTTTGGGGGGCGATCGCCCAGTATGGGGGCCCGGCCCTCGTCATTGATAGTGGTACTGCCTTGACCTTGACCGGGGTAGATCAGGATCACCATTTTATTGGCGGGGCCATCTTACCTGGACTGGGATTAATGGCAACGGCACTCCATGAATATACGGCCCGTTTACCCTCCATTACCTTCAAAGCCATGGCGACGATACCCGATCGCTGGGGGAAAACCACACCCAGGGCTATGGAGAGTGGCATTTTATATACGGTAGGGGCAGGAGTACAGGCCTATATCAATGACTGGCATAGCCAATTTCCATCGGGCAACGTGATTCTCACCGGTGGCGATCGCCATCTCCTAGCCCAGCTTCTCCAAACTCTTCAAAACCCATCTGTAACGGTCGATCCCCCCCCTATTCTGGATCCCCATTTAGTCTTTTGGGGAATGCGTGCCCTTCGTTTTCCAGAACTTTCCCTACTTCATTAA
- a CDS encoding DUF760 domain-containing protein produces the protein MVFDPESVNFHSSVGEDAQANLLLKYLQSQSPEILTRVARSASPEIRQIISHNVQGLVGGLPPEAFNVQITTDRDNLAGLLASAMMTGYFLRQMEQRMELETGFSNSVSMPSDADR, from the coding sequence ATGGTCTTTGATCCTGAAAGTGTAAATTTTCACTCCTCTGTGGGCGAGGATGCTCAGGCCAACTTACTGTTGAAGTACCTTCAGAGTCAGTCTCCAGAAATTTTAACTCGGGTTGCCCGTTCGGCAAGTCCGGAAATTCGTCAGATCATTAGTCACAATGTCCAGGGCTTAGTGGGGGGATTGCCACCGGAAGCCTTTAATGTGCAAATCACCACCGATCGCGACAATTTGGCCGGACTCCTCGCTTCGGCAATGATGACGGGCTACTTTTTGCGGCAAATGGAACAACGGATGGAACTGGAAACAGGTTTCAGTAATTCCGTATCAATGCCATCGGATGCCGATCGCTAA